Genomic window (Fibrobacter sp. UWH6):
TCTTGGCGCGGGCAGAGGCGTCAAATTCAACCGGAACAGTCACCAGCGTAAAGAGGGTGGCGATGGCAAACAGCAGAACGCCAACGATAGCCAGGGAGTACCCTAGGGCGCGACCGGCACCCATCAGGATGATACCGATAATCACAAGCCACGGTCCCAGATTGGAACCGATGTTGGCGGCGGGCACGATGAAGCTGCGGAGCCACAGGGGGAAATACCCCTGTGCATGCTGAATAGCATGGCCCACTTCGTGGGCGGCTACGCCAGCAGCGCTTGCATTCCTGCCGTAAAAAACTTCCTTTGAAAGGTTGAGGGTCTTGTTCAGCGGATTATAGTGATCCGAAAGAAAACCTTGATGCACATGTACAGTCACATCGGTAATGCCAGCATCCATAAGGATCGCCTTGGCCACATCGGCACCGGTCAGGCCGCTGGAAATATTCACTTTCTGCCCTGCGTTAAAGCGGGACTTCACCATCCACGAAACAATGCCGGAAAGGGCAAGGGTTACCACCAGGATGGACATATATAGGGGATCAAACATCATATTTTATACCTCTACCCTAAATGTACAAAACGGGGACTCCATAAACACGGCCCGCGTCATTATTTTTTCGTAAGTGGCTACATGTCACCAGTCTTCAGCGGAGTCTTGTCGCGAATGCGGGTAAGCACCAGCCCCAGCAGCATATAGAACACTGCCTGCAGCGCCAGGGGGTACAGCAAGGCCGAAGCCTCGTAAATGTCGGCACCACGCTGTTGAATGCTAAGCCAGGCCGGTACCGCAAAAGTGGAAGGCAGCAAGGCCGACAGTCCCACCATCCAACTGGGAACAAGGTAACTGGGCCAGCTGAAATTCGCCAGGAACAGAATGGGAATACTCATGTAGAGGAAAATCTGCATACTGGTTTCACGACGGAGGAACACCTGGGAAAGCACCATGCCGAAATTGATGGTGCTAAACAGAAACACCACGGCAAAGGCAATCATAGGTAGGAGTTGACCGCGACGGGGGAAGTCAAACAGATTATAGACCACGAAATGGTAGAACAGGATAAAGCTACAATAGTGCAAGAAGTACGCCAGGGAACGACCAAAATAGCGGTAGGGCAACTTCTCATTTTCTACGGCGGCTACGCGATATTTCTTGCGGAACTTGCGGTGGGCGCGGGCACCACCCAGAACACAGATACCGATCACCAGAGTCTGCTGCAAGATCAACACCAATACACTGGGAACCACATAATTGGAATAGCTACCCGTGTTGTTATACAACGTCTGGATGCTCAGGGGCGTAGGGTCGCGCATGGCCATGGCCTTGGCGGCAGGCACCTTCTTTCCCAAGGCAATACGTTTCACCTTGGTGGTAGCGCCAACAGTCAAGGCACAAGTGGTAAAGGCGGTTCCGATATTTCCGTGGAGCATCACGTAGGCGCCATGGGTGAACACATTCACGTTCACACTGCCGCCGTTGCGCAAGGTCTTTTCCATATCCTTGGGAATAACCATGAAGCCATAAATCTTCTCGTTGGCCAAGGCCTCTTCCGCCTCACGCATATCAGAGAAGATATAGCGCACGTCGATCTGCTGGGCCGATGCCGACATCTGTGTCAGCTGGCGAGACATAACCGTATGGTCCATATCCACCACGGCCACAGGCACCTTGGACACCGTCTGGTTCATGTAAGGCGTGGGATAATAAAAAGCATACAGGATACCGGCCACCACCAACAGCAAGACAGCGGCAGCATCCGTGTAGAAAAGTTTCCATTCAGCAAAGGCTACCTTGATGAGTCGGGCAAACAATTCAAACATTTATTTAGCCTCCTCCATCTCGTCGCCCATAATGCTTACGGAGCGCAGGTTAAGTTCCCGTTCACGTTCAGCCCTCTTTTTCCAGCGAGTAGACAGCATGAAAACTGCAAGCAGATGCCAGAAGAGAGCCATCCCCAAAAGAATCTCGATGGAATTCCAGGCGTGAGCCTTACCTACGGAACCCAGCAGCATGCAAGACTGGACCTTAAGTACATGGGTCAGCGGTAAAAGAAAAGCGAAGCAACGAACCGCAAAAGGCATGGCCATAATGGGGAACGTCTGACCGGCAAAGGCAAAGGCAGGGCCCGCAATCACGCCAGCCGCACTGGTAGACATGCGCATGTTTCCGGTAAGGCCAACAAACGCCGCACCGACACCATTACAGGCAAACACCATGGCCACCTGGCCACCGGCAGTCATAATGAACTCGTCCAAGGTCATAGGCGCCATAAAGCGGTGGGTATAGGCATAGACACCGATCATGGCCAAAGACTGGACAACACCCAGCGGAAGCATTGTTGCAAGCCACAAGATGGTGCGGGAATTACCGGCAGCAGCCAAATATTCACGTACGCGATGGTCACGGAAAGTCAAGCTGAACAAGTACACGGCTGCAAGAATACCTGCCAAATGGAAAATGGCCGTCACAAGCCCCATTCCCAGAAAGCCCTGATAGTTTCCGCTGGTATTTCCTACGGACTGTAACTGCACCTTAACCGGGTCGTCCATGGACTTGGTAAAGACGCCAGCCCCCACAGAAGAAACCACCGTACGGATTTCCTTGGTGGCAAAGGAATTGGTCAGGTAATTCTGGCCGCTGGAATAAACGGGAACCACCGGTGTTTCCAGGCGCAGCGCACGACGTTCCATGTCATAGGGCAGCACCACGAAAGCCTGAAGGTCACCCTTTACAACGGCATGTTCACATTCGCTAAAGTCATGGCATTCCAAGGCCACATCCAACACCGGGTTGGCCTTGAATCCGGCCTCGATCTTATCGGCCAGCTGACTACGGTCCTGCTTGATAATTCCAATGGGAATGTGCTGCAGGATTTCCGCCGAGAACACATCCACCATAAAGACAGAGGTTCCTACAGGCAAAATCAGAAGCACCAGCCACAACACCAGATTGTGGCCGAAGTAAACTTTGCGAACCGCTCTAAAGAAATTCCGAAACACTAGAACCGTCCAGCCGAATTACTGAATCTGATCCACGGGGAAAAGGACACTCATGCCCGGGCGGAGATTTTCAATCTTCTTGGTGGGGCGCATGCGGACTTCGAAAGACTTCAAGTCGAAACCGCCACTTTCCTTGGAGCTGCGCCAGGTGGCATAGTCACCCACAGAAGCGATATAGCTGACTTCCATATCGATATGAGCCGCCAG
Coding sequences:
- a CDS encoding zinc metallopeptidase, which translates into the protein MMFDPLYMSILVVTLALSGIVSWMVKSRFNAGQKVNISSGLTGADVAKAILMDAGITDVTVHVHQGFLSDHYNPLNKTLNLSKEVFYGRNASAAGVAAHEVGHAIQHAQGYFPLWLRSFIVPAANIGSNLGPWLVIIGIILMGAGRALGYSLAIVGVLLFAIATLFTLVTVPVEFDASARAKKALARMDIVAQGREYNTVSGVLFAAGLTYVAAAIGSIMQLLYWAYRAGLLGGRSDD
- a CDS encoding ABC transporter permease: MFRNFFRAVRKVYFGHNLVLWLVLLILPVGTSVFMVDVFSAEILQHIPIGIIKQDRSQLADKIEAGFKANPVLDVALECHDFSECEHAVVKGDLQAFVVLPYDMERRALRLETPVVPVYSSGQNYLTNSFATKEIRTVVSSVGAGVFTKSMDDPVKVQLQSVGNTSGNYQGFLGMGLVTAIFHLAGILAAVYLFSLTFRDHRVREYLAAAGNSRTILWLATMLPLGVVQSLAMIGVYAYTHRFMAPMTLDEFIMTAGGQVAMVFACNGVGAAFVGLTGNMRMSTSAAGVIAGPAFAFAGQTFPIMAMPFAVRCFAFLLPLTHVLKVQSCMLLGSVGKAHAWNSIEILLGMALFWHLLAVFMLSTRWKKRAERERELNLRSVSIMGDEMEEAK
- a CDS encoding ABC transporter permease; translated protein: MFELFARLIKVAFAEWKLFYTDAAAVLLLVVAGILYAFYYPTPYMNQTVSKVPVAVVDMDHTVMSRQLTQMSASAQQIDVRYIFSDMREAEEALANEKIYGFMVIPKDMEKTLRNGGSVNVNVFTHGAYVMLHGNIGTAFTTCALTVGATTKVKRIALGKKVPAAKAMAMRDPTPLSIQTLYNNTGSYSNYVVPSVLVLILQQTLVIGICVLGGARAHRKFRKKYRVAAVENEKLPYRYFGRSLAYFLHYCSFILFYHFVVYNLFDFPRRGQLLPMIAFAVVFLFSTINFGMVLSQVFLRRETSMQIFLYMSIPILFLANFSWPSYLVPSWMVGLSALLPSTFAVPAWLSIQQRGADIYEASALLYPLALQAVFYMLLGLVLTRIRDKTPLKTGDM